Proteins co-encoded in one Pyxidicoccus xibeiensis genomic window:
- a CDS encoding acyl-CoA carboxylase subunit beta: MPRITSRIDPGSESFKAHRADMLSRVAELRDVEAKVRNTENQAREKFHKRGQLLPRERLTLLLDRGSPFLELSTLCGYGYHDDSDGSLAGGNSIIGIGYVSGVRCLVFVNNSAIKGGTASPWGVQKALRAQAIALENKLPMVSLVESGGANLMYQQEIFIPGGTTFYNQAKLSAAGIPQVTVVHGSSTAGGAYLPGLSDYVIMVKKKAKVFLAGPPLLKAATGEIATDEELGGAEMHATVAGTADYLAEDDADAIRLAREVVAKLGWNERLPPAERVPYAEPVYLSDELCGVVPVDYRKPYDCREVIARIVDGSEFTGFKDEYDPHTVCGRASLFGMPVGIIGNNGPITPKGATKAAQFIQLCCQSDTPLIYLQNTTGYMVGTQPEQAGIVKHGSKMIQAVANATVPQLTVLIGGGFGAGNYGMCGRPFNPRFIFAWPNSRTAVMGGEQAAKVMAIVFGEKLARRGEAVDEEQLRAFCQPIIDQFDKESHPFNCSARLFDDGLIDPRDTRRVLGFALSVCREAKRRELAPNTFGVARL; the protein is encoded by the coding sequence ATGCCGAGAATCACATCGCGAATCGACCCGGGCTCCGAGTCCTTCAAGGCCCACCGCGCGGACATGCTCTCGCGCGTCGCGGAGCTGCGCGACGTCGAGGCGAAGGTCCGCAACACCGAGAACCAGGCGCGGGAGAAGTTCCACAAGCGGGGCCAGCTGCTGCCCCGTGAGCGGCTGACGCTCCTGCTGGACCGGGGCTCGCCGTTCCTGGAGCTGTCCACGCTGTGTGGCTACGGCTACCACGACGACAGCGACGGCTCGCTGGCGGGCGGCAACAGCATCATCGGCATCGGCTACGTGTCCGGGGTGCGGTGCCTGGTCTTCGTGAACAACTCCGCCATCAAGGGGGGCACGGCGTCGCCGTGGGGCGTGCAGAAGGCGCTGCGGGCGCAGGCGATTGCGCTGGAGAACAAGCTGCCCATGGTGTCGCTGGTGGAGAGCGGCGGCGCGAATCTCATGTACCAGCAGGAGATCTTCATCCCCGGCGGGACGACCTTCTACAACCAGGCGAAGCTGTCGGCGGCGGGCATTCCGCAGGTCACCGTGGTGCACGGCTCCAGCACGGCGGGTGGCGCGTACCTGCCGGGCCTGTCCGACTACGTCATCATGGTGAAGAAGAAGGCCAAGGTGTTCCTGGCCGGCCCGCCGCTGCTCAAGGCCGCGACGGGCGAGATTGCCACCGACGAGGAGCTGGGCGGCGCGGAGATGCACGCCACCGTGGCGGGCACCGCGGACTACCTCGCCGAGGACGACGCGGACGCCATCCGCCTGGCCCGCGAGGTGGTGGCGAAGCTCGGGTGGAACGAGCGACTGCCTCCGGCGGAGCGCGTGCCCTACGCGGAGCCTGTCTACCTGTCGGACGAGCTGTGCGGCGTCGTGCCGGTGGACTACCGGAAGCCGTACGACTGCCGCGAGGTCATCGCGCGCATCGTCGACGGCTCCGAGTTCACGGGCTTCAAGGACGAGTACGACCCGCACACCGTCTGCGGGCGGGCGAGCCTCTTCGGCATGCCGGTGGGCATCATCGGCAACAACGGTCCGATTACGCCCAAGGGGGCGACGAAGGCGGCGCAGTTCATCCAGCTGTGCTGCCAGTCGGACACGCCGCTCATCTACCTGCAGAACACCACGGGCTACATGGTGGGCACGCAGCCGGAGCAGGCGGGCATCGTGAAGCACGGCTCGAAGATGATTCAGGCGGTGGCGAACGCGACGGTGCCGCAGCTCACCGTGCTCATCGGCGGCGGCTTCGGCGCGGGCAACTACGGCATGTGCGGCCGGCCCTTCAATCCGCGCTTCATCTTCGCGTGGCCCAACTCGCGCACGGCGGTGATGGGTGGTGAGCAGGCGGCGAAGGTGATGGCCATCGTCTTCGGAGAGAAGCTGGCCCGGCGCGGTGAGGCGGTGGACGAGGAGCAGCTGCGCGCGTTCTGCCAGCCCATCATCGACCAGTTCGACAAGGAGTCGCACCCGTTCAACTGCAGCGCACGGCTGTTCGATGACGGGCTCATCGACCCGCGCGACACGCGGCGGGTGCTCGGGTTCGCGCTCTCGGTGTGCCGGGAAGCGAAGCGGCGCGAGCTGGCTCCCAACACCTTCGGCGTGGCGCGCCTGTGA
- a CDS encoding acyclic terpene utilization AtuA family protein: MSASPLRVGNASGFYGDRFSAVREMLEGGQLDVLTGDYLAELTMLILGRDRMKDPATGYAKTFLRQMEQSLALALEKKVKVVVNAGGLNPAGLAAALRELSTKLGVKARIAHVEGDDLIANTDALGLGSPLTANAYLGAWGIAECLKAGADVVVTGRVTDASLVVGPAAAHFGWKPDDWDRLAGAMVAGHVLECGTQATGGNYSFFTEVDARRPGFPLAELHADGSSVITKHEGTGGAVTVDTVLAQLVYEITGARYAGPDATARFDTISLAPDGKDRVRITGVRGEPPPPTVKVCLNNLGGYKNEATFVLVGLDIEQKARLVREQLEAAMTRKPREAHWTLVRTDREDAATEEQAAAFLRVVVKDSDQKLVGRAFSGAAVELALGSYPGFTMTAPPSDGAPYGVYTPAYVEAEKVEHVAVLPDETRTVIPPPKQTRGLAPVEPPALPAPLAVGPTRRMPLGRIVAARSGDKGGTANIGVWARTDEAWRWLAHALTVEKLRELLPEAAAFPIERHVFPGLRGLNFVIDGLLGEGVSSSTRFDPQGKALGEWLRSRHVDIPESLLREGQG; the protein is encoded by the coding sequence ATGAGCGCGTCCCCCCTGCGTGTCGGCAATGCCTCGGGCTTCTACGGAGACCGCTTCTCGGCCGTCCGGGAGATGCTGGAGGGCGGTCAGCTGGACGTCCTCACCGGCGACTACCTGGCCGAGCTGACGATGTTGATTCTCGGTCGAGACAGGATGAAGGACCCGGCCACGGGCTACGCCAAGACGTTCCTCCGGCAGATGGAGCAGTCCCTGGCGCTGGCGCTGGAGAAGAAGGTCAAGGTCGTCGTCAACGCGGGAGGGCTGAACCCGGCGGGGCTCGCCGCCGCACTCCGGGAGTTGTCCACGAAGCTGGGCGTGAAGGCGCGCATCGCGCACGTGGAGGGAGATGACCTCATCGCCAACACGGACGCGCTGGGGCTGGGCAGCCCGCTCACGGCGAATGCGTACCTGGGTGCGTGGGGCATCGCCGAGTGCCTGAAGGCGGGCGCGGATGTCGTCGTCACCGGGCGCGTGACGGATGCCTCGCTCGTGGTGGGGCCGGCGGCGGCGCACTTCGGCTGGAAGCCGGACGACTGGGACCGGCTCGCGGGAGCGATGGTCGCCGGCCACGTGCTGGAGTGCGGCACGCAGGCGACGGGCGGCAACTACTCCTTCTTCACCGAGGTGGACGCCCGCCGCCCCGGCTTCCCGCTGGCGGAGCTCCACGCGGACGGCAGCTCGGTCATCACCAAGCACGAGGGCACGGGCGGCGCGGTGACGGTGGACACGGTGCTCGCGCAGCTCGTCTACGAAATCACCGGCGCGCGGTACGCGGGGCCGGACGCGACGGCGCGCTTCGACACCATCTCCCTGGCTCCGGACGGGAAGGACCGCGTCCGAATCACCGGGGTGCGCGGTGAGCCGCCCCCGCCCACGGTGAAGGTGTGCCTCAACAACCTGGGGGGCTACAAGAACGAGGCGACGTTCGTCCTCGTCGGGCTCGACATCGAGCAGAAGGCCCGGCTGGTCCGCGAGCAGCTCGAAGCGGCGATGACCCGCAAGCCGAGGGAGGCGCACTGGACGCTGGTCCGCACGGACCGCGAGGACGCCGCCACGGAGGAGCAGGCCGCCGCGTTCCTGCGCGTCGTCGTGAAGGACTCCGACCAGAAGCTCGTGGGCCGCGCCTTCAGCGGCGCCGCCGTGGAGCTGGCGCTGGGCAGCTACCCGGGCTTCACCATGACGGCGCCCCCGTCGGATGGCGCGCCGTATGGCGTCTACACGCCGGCCTATGTCGAGGCGGAGAAGGTGGAGCACGTCGCCGTCCTCCCCGACGAGACGCGCACCGTGATTCCTCCGCCGAAGCAGACGCGTGGCCTCGCGCCCGTGGAGCCGCCCGCGCTCCCCGCGCCGCTGGCCGTCGGGCCCACGCGCCGGATGCCGCTGGGGCGCATCGTCGCCGCGCGCAGTGGCGACAAGGGCGGCACCGCGAACATCGGCGTCTGGGCGAGGACGGACGAGGCGTGGCGGTGGCTCGCGCATGCGCTCACGGTGGAGAAGCTCCGCGAGCTGCTGCCGGAGGCGGCCGCCTTCCCCATCGAGCGGCACGTCTTCCCGGGCCTCCGGGGGCTGAACTTCGTCATCGATGGCCTGCTGGGGGAGGGCGTGTCGTCGTCCACGCGCTTCGACCCGCAGGGCAAGGCGCTGGGCGAGTGGCTCCGCTCGCGCCACGTGGACATTCCCGAGTCGTTGCTGCGTGAAGGGCAGGGGTGA